In the Streptomyces sp. 840.1 genome, one interval contains:
- a CDS encoding DUF948 domain-containing protein, which yields MAGILVAVFWAILVSFLAVVLVRLAQTLRATTRLVADVTEQAVPLLADASATVRSAQTQLDKVDAIATDVQEVTSNASALSTTVASTFGGPLVKVAAFGYGVRQAIGRKTAPEPEARSRRSVIVGRTVPSARGRKRNGKNSRGSKD from the coding sequence TCTTCTGGGCGATCCTGGTTTCGTTCCTCGCCGTCGTGCTGGTGAGGCTCGCCCAGACGCTCAGGGCGACCACCAGACTCGTGGCGGACGTGACCGAACAGGCCGTCCCGCTGCTCGCGGACGCCTCCGCGACCGTACGTTCCGCGCAGACCCAGCTCGACAAGGTCGACGCGATCGCGACGGACGTCCAGGAGGTCACCTCCAACGCCTCGGCGCTCTCCACCACCGTGGCCTCCACGTTCGGCGGTCCGCTCGTCAAGGTCGCCGCGTTCGGCTACGGGGTCCGGCAGGCCATCGGCCGCAAGACCGCTCCCGAACCGGAGGCGCGCTCCCGGCGATCGGTGATCGTCGGCCGGACCGTGCCGTCCGCGCGTGGCAGGAAGCGCAACGGTAAAAACTCCCGCGGATCGAAGGACTGA
- a CDS encoding DUF6167 family protein, giving the protein MFRRTFWFTAGAAAGVWATAKVNRKIKQLTPESLAAQAADKAVVAGHRLKDFALDVREGMVRREAELGEALGLEAPVDPELPVLPHVAVEPAPPRRRGAPARNRTLPYNSYNSYNRNEDH; this is encoded by the coding sequence ATGTTCCGCCGTACGTTCTGGTTCACCGCCGGCGCAGCCGCCGGGGTATGGGCCACCGCCAAGGTCAACCGGAAGATCAAGCAGCTGACCCCCGAGAGCCTCGCGGCGCAGGCCGCCGACAAGGCGGTCGTGGCCGGTCACCGGCTCAAGGACTTCGCGCTGGACGTCCGCGAGGGCATGGTCAGGCGCGAGGCCGAACTGGGCGAGGCGCTGGGTCTCGAAGCCCCGGTCGACCCCGAACTCCCCGTGCTGCCCCATGTCGCCGTCGAGCCGGCGCCGCCTCGCAGGCGCGGGGCGCCCGCCCGCAACCGCACGCTCCCCTACAACTCGTACAACTCGTACAACCGGAATGAGGACCACTGA
- the alaS gene encoding alanine--tRNA ligase yields MESAEIRRRWLSFYEERGHTVVPSASLIADDPTLLLVPAGMVPFKPYFLGEVKPPAPRVTSVQKCVRTPDIEEVGKTTRHGTFFQMCGNFSFGDYFKEGAIEYAWELLTGSVADGGFGLDPERLWITVYLDDDEAEQIWRDRIGVPAERIQRLGKKDNFWSMGVPGPCGPCSEINYDRGPEFGIEGGPAVNDERYVEIWNLVFMQYERGAGDGKEDFPILGDLPSKNIDTGLGLERLAMILQGVQNMYETDTLRVVMDKATELTGVRYGAAEGTDVSLRVVADHIRTSVMLIGDGVTPGNEGRGYVLRRIMRRAIRMMRLMGATGSVVNELVGVVIETMGLQYPELITDRKRIETVALAEEAAFLKALKGGTNILETAVTETKATGGRVIAGDKAFLLHDTWGFPIDLTLEMAAEQGLSVDEDGFRRLMQEQRDKAKADARAKKTGHADLSAYREVADNSGATEFTGYTMTEGESTIVGLLVDGVPSPAASEGDEVEVVLDRTPFYAEGGGQLADTGRIRLDTGAVIEVRDVQKPVPGVHVHKGVVQVGEVTVGAPVLASIDNTRRRAIARAHSATHLTHQALRDALGPTAAQAGSENSPGRFRFDFGSPAAVPGTVLTDVEQKINTVLSRELDVQAEVMSIDEAKKQGAIAEFGEKYGERVRVVTIGDFSKELCGGTHVHNTAQLGLVKLLGESSIGSGVRRIEALVGVDAYNFLAREHTVVAQLQELVKGRPEELPEKIAGMLGKLKDAEKEIEKFRAEKVLAAAAGLVESAQDVRGVALVTGQVPDGTTADDLRKLVLDVRGRIQGGRPAVVALFTTANGRPLTVIATNEAARERGLKAGDLVRTAAKTLGGGGGGKPDVAQGGGTDPNAIGDAVAAVERLVTETA; encoded by the coding sequence ATGGAGTCGGCTGAAATTCGTCGCCGCTGGCTGAGCTTCTACGAGGAGCGCGGTCACACCGTCGTCCCTTCGGCGTCGCTCATCGCGGACGACCCGACTCTGCTGCTGGTCCCGGCGGGCATGGTGCCCTTCAAGCCGTACTTCCTCGGCGAGGTCAAGCCGCCCGCCCCGCGTGTCACCAGCGTGCAGAAGTGCGTCCGTACGCCGGACATCGAAGAGGTCGGCAAGACCACCCGGCACGGCACCTTCTTCCAGATGTGCGGGAACTTCTCCTTCGGTGACTACTTCAAGGAAGGCGCCATCGAGTACGCCTGGGAGCTGCTCACCGGCTCCGTGGCGGACGGCGGCTTCGGCCTCGACCCCGAGCGGCTGTGGATCACGGTCTACCTCGACGACGACGAGGCCGAGCAGATCTGGCGCGACAGGATCGGCGTCCCGGCCGAGCGCATCCAGCGCCTGGGCAAGAAGGACAACTTCTGGTCCATGGGCGTCCCCGGCCCCTGCGGTCCCTGTTCCGAGATCAACTACGACCGCGGCCCCGAGTTCGGCATCGAGGGCGGCCCGGCCGTCAACGACGAGCGGTACGTGGAGATCTGGAACCTGGTCTTCATGCAGTACGAGCGAGGCGCCGGCGACGGCAAGGAGGACTTCCCGATCCTCGGGGACCTGCCCTCCAAGAACATCGACACCGGCCTCGGCCTCGAACGCCTCGCGATGATCCTGCAGGGCGTGCAGAACATGTACGAGACCGACACCCTGCGCGTCGTCATGGACAAGGCCACCGAGCTGACCGGTGTGCGCTACGGCGCCGCCGAGGGCACGGACGTCTCGCTGCGCGTGGTCGCCGACCACATCCGCACCTCCGTCATGCTCATCGGAGACGGCGTCACCCCCGGCAACGAGGGCCGGGGCTATGTGCTGCGCCGCATCATGCGCCGCGCCATCCGGATGATGCGTCTGATGGGCGCCACCGGTTCCGTCGTCAACGAGCTGGTCGGCGTCGTGATCGAGACGATGGGGCTCCAGTACCCGGAGCTCATCACCGACCGCAAGCGCATCGAGACCGTCGCCCTCGCCGAGGAAGCCGCCTTCCTCAAGGCCCTCAAGGGCGGCACCAACATCCTCGAGACCGCCGTCACCGAGACCAAGGCCACCGGCGGCCGGGTCATCGCCGGCGACAAGGCGTTCCTGCTCCACGACACCTGGGGCTTCCCGATCGACCTCACCCTGGAGATGGCCGCCGAACAGGGCCTGTCCGTGGACGAGGACGGGTTCCGCCGCCTCATGCAGGAGCAGCGGGACAAGGCCAAGGCCGACGCCCGCGCCAAGAAGACCGGGCACGCCGACCTGTCCGCGTACCGGGAGGTCGCCGACAACTCCGGCGCCACCGAGTTCACCGGCTACACCATGACCGAGGGCGAGTCGACGATCGTCGGCCTCCTCGTCGACGGCGTTCCCTCGCCCGCCGCCTCCGAGGGCGACGAGGTCGAGGTCGTCCTGGACCGCACCCCGTTCTACGCCGAGGGCGGCGGCCAGCTCGCCGACACCGGGCGGATCCGGCTCGACACCGGCGCCGTGATCGAGGTCCGCGACGTCCAGAAGCCCGTTCCCGGCGTCCACGTCCACAAGGGCGTCGTCCAGGTCGGCGAGGTGACGGTCGGTGCCCCCGTCCTCGCCTCCATCGACAACACCCGCCGCCGGGCCATCGCCCGCGCCCACAGCGCCACCCACCTCACGCACCAGGCCCTGCGCGACGCACTGGGCCCGACGGCCGCCCAGGCCGGCTCGGAGAACTCCCCGGGCCGCTTCCGCTTCGACTTCGGTTCGCCCGCCGCCGTGCCCGGCACGGTCCTCACCGACGTCGAGCAGAAGATCAACACCGTGCTCTCCCGCGAGCTCGACGTCCAGGCCGAGGTCATGTCCATCGACGAGGCCAAGAAGCAGGGCGCCATCGCCGAGTTCGGCGAGAAGTACGGCGAGCGGGTCCGGGTCGTGACCATCGGGGACTTCTCCAAGGAGCTGTGCGGCGGCACGCACGTCCACAACACCGCCCAGCTCGGCCTGGTCAAGCTGCTCGGGGAGTCGTCCATCGGCTCCGGCGTGCGCCGCATCGAGGCCCTCGTCGGCGTCGACGCCTACAACTTCCTCGCCAGGGAGCACACGGTCGTCGCCCAGCTCCAGGAGCTGGTCAAGGGCCGTCCCGAGGAGCTCCCGGAGAAGATCGCCGGAATGCTCGGCAAGCTGAAGGACGCCGAGAAGGAGATCGAGAAGTTCCGCGCGGAGAAGGTCCTGGCGGCCGCCGCCGGACTGGTCGAGTCCGCCCAGGACGTCCGGGGCGTCGCCCTGGTCACGGGGCAGGTGCCGGACGGCACCACCGCCGACGACCTGCGCAAGCTCGTCCTCGACGTCCGTGGCCGCATCCAGGGCGGCCGCCCGGCCGTCGTGGCCCTGTTCACCACGGCCAACGGCCGCCCGCTGACCGTCATCGCCACCAACGAGGCCGCCCGCGAGCGCGGTCTCAAGGCCGGTGACCTGGTCCGCACCGCCGCCAAGACGCTCGGTGGCGGAGGCGGCGGCAAGCCGGACGTCGCCCAGGGCGGCGGCACCGACCCGAACGCCATCGGTGACGCCGTCGCCGCTGTCGAACGCCTCGTCACCGAGACGGCGTGA
- the ruvX gene encoding Holliday junction resolvase RuvX has product MTQMRRGRRLAVDVGDARIGVASCDPDGILATPVETVPGRDVPAAHRRLGQIVAEYEPIEVIVGLPRSLGGGEGPAAAKVRAFADVFARAVAPIPVRLVDERMTTVTASQGLRASGVKSKKGRSVIDQAAAVVILQNALESERVSGNPPGEGVEVVV; this is encoded by the coding sequence ATGACGCAGATGCGCCGCGGCCGCCGGCTGGCGGTCGACGTCGGGGACGCCCGGATCGGGGTCGCCTCGTGCGACCCCGACGGGATCCTCGCCACGCCGGTGGAGACCGTGCCGGGACGCGATGTCCCGGCCGCCCACCGGCGGCTCGGCCAGATCGTGGCGGAGTACGAGCCGATCGAGGTCATCGTCGGGCTGCCCCGTTCACTCGGCGGGGGAGAGGGGCCGGCCGCCGCCAAGGTCCGCGCCTTCGCGGATGTGTTCGCCCGCGCGGTCGCACCCATTCCGGTGCGGCTGGTGGACGAGAGGATGACCACAGTGACGGCGAGTCAGGGCCTGCGCGCATCAGGCGTGAAGTCCAAAAAGGGCCGTTCCGTCATCGATCAGGCTGCCGCTGTGGTGATCCTCCAGAACGCTCTGGAGTCCGAACGGGTTTCGGGTAATCCTCCCGGTGAGGGCGTCGAAGTGGTTGTCTGA